The following proteins are encoded in a genomic region of Cataglyphis hispanica isolate Lineage 1 chromosome 9, ULB_Chis1_1.0, whole genome shotgun sequence:
- the LOC126851924 gene encoding uncharacterized protein LOC126851924, whose translation MSTIKNYASLPIKRSNILQNAGWDFAAKSHPAIDDFNYCIPLGVLLGFCENYKRVMINARHEFILIRAHNDHNCIVSHNSYEPKILFLKIPWRMPHVMLSDINKLALLRILDSGRYLSIAFRSWDFYEFLLLQGTTKHSWAIKAATQLEKPRNVIFALQSGRKNVLPQDPTQFDDCKLTNFKLYFNSDFYFYDDMNLNFEKNKIAVLYDMSSKFRKTYYGCNKDGVLFSLVKFKTYGPIIIIDCSRQNESIKSATVDVRIQFDCKENVPFNTTTYCLIIHDRVVKYNPLTNIVRTICAQNH comes from the coding sequence ATGAGCACGATCAAGAATTACGCGTCGCTGCCGATCAAAAGAagcaatatattacaaaacgcTGGATGGGACTTCGCGGCGAAAAGTCATCCGGCGATCGACGATTTCAATTATTGCATACCCCTCGGCGTGTTGCTAGGTTTCTGCGAAAATTATAAACGCGTCATGATCAACGCGCGACACGAATTCATCTTAATACGGGCGCACAACGATCACAATTGTATTGTATCGCACAATTCGTATGAACCTAAGATCCTTTTTTTGAAGATACCGTGGCGAATGCCTCATGTAATGTTaagcgatattaataaattggcgTTATTACGTATATTAGATAGCGGAAGATATCTAAGCATCGCTTTTCGTTCGTGGGATTTCTACGAGTTTCTGCTTCTGCAAGGTACAACCAAACATTCGTGGGCTATCAAAGCGGCGACACAGCTCGAGAAACCGCGAAACGTTATCTTCGCGTTGCAATCCGGTAGGAAGAATGTTTTGCCTCAAGATCCGACCCAGTTTGACGATTGTAAACTAACCaacttcaaattatattttaattcagatttttatttttacgacgaTATGAATctcaattttgaaaagaataaaatcgcCGTACTGTACGACATGTCatcgaaatttcgaaaaacgtATTACGGATGCAATAAGGATGGAGTGCTCTTTAGTctagttaaatttaaaacgtatggtccgataataattattgattgttCTCGGCAGAACGAATCCATCAAGAGCGCCACCGTGGATGTCCGTATACAGTTTGACTGCAAGGAGAACGTTCCTTTCAACACTACAACTTACTGTCTCATTATTCACGATCGAGTAGTGAAGTATAATCCGCTCACTAACATTGTGCGCACAATCTGTGCGCAGAATCACTAA
- the LOC126851925 gene encoding uncharacterized protein LOC126851925 — protein MNSLSWEKQITTVSIYSLLYQLKLCKQLLSEALRIKLVASLIYPHVDYCCVTYTDMTAEHNLKLYRAINSCIRFIFNVRMNEYITPYYRRLRWLKIVSRRNYFVGCLLFRMLLTGQLLRSNFNHRVLESDRASRFSGDTLIQPQCRTELFKRSFRITSVRLWNGLPFSIKNAKTITKFKEELYAHLLGLSSS, from the coding sequence ATGAACTCTCTGTCTTGGGAGAAGCAGATTACCACTGTATCAATCTACTCGCTACTGTATCAACTAAAGCTTTGCAAGCAATTATTATCAGAGGCTCTTAGAATCAAGCTTGTAGCCTCGCTAATCTATCCACATGTTGACTATTGTTGTGTAACTTATACCGACATGACTGCTGAGCACAACTTAAAACTCTATAGAGCCATCAACTCATGTATAAGATTCATCTTTAACGTGAGGATGAATGAATATATCACGCCTTACTATAGAAGGCTCAGATGGCTCAAGATTGTCTCGAGGAGGAACTACTTCGTGGGATGCCTACTATTCAGGATGCTCTTGACTGGACAACTTCTTCGCTCTAACTTCAACCATAGAGTATTGGAATCTGATCGGGCTTCTAGGTTTTCGGGGGACACGCTAATTCAGCCACAATGTAGGACAGAGCTATTCAAACGCTCCTTCAGAATCACTTCTGTTAGGCTGTGGAACGGTCTtccattttctataaaaaacgcTAAGACCATAACTAAGTTTAAGGAGGAGCTCTATGCGCATCTACTTGGTCTTTCATCATCATAA